CATTATCATTAGTAAGTGTTGAACGAAGGCACTCGTTCCCGATTCGGATAGAACAGGTAATCAAGAGCAATGTAGAAAAAAGTAGCCTATCATCAACCCCAGAGATAAAACCATTAGAGAAACGTAAGAGTGGAAGACCAAAAGGCAGTAAAAACAAGAATAAAACAGAGGTTATTCTCACATCTGAATTACTAAAAATTAAGAAGATGATTAATGAGTTAGTCTTGTTAATAGCTAACTTTATCCCTCTGACTTACTTAGTGTTAGACGGTCATTTTGGGAACAACAATGCCTTGCAGATGGCTCGTCAAGTTAAGTTAGATATAATTTCCAAGCTTCGCTACGATTCAGCACTATATATACCTTATCAAAATCCTAACCCTAATTGTCGCTCTCTACGCAAGTACGGAGATAAGCTGGACTATTGTAATATTCCTGAAAAATATTTGTGTAAAAGCACCATTGACGAGGAAATCAAAACTGATATTTATCAAGCTACTTTACTCCACAAGGAATTTGCCCAAGCGCTGAATATAGTTATTTTGGTTAAAACCAATCTTAAAACTAATGCTCGTAGGCATCTCCCATTTATTAGGGGTGGTCTGTGCCGAGTAGTCGAGAGTTGGTCAGCAGAGTTTTTCACTGATTCAGAAGGAGAGGCTCAATTTGTTGAAACTACCGAGACGGTCGAACCAATAAAAATGTGGCAAGTGTTTATAAATCTCGTAGGTTGAATGCAGACCCAGTTGTTTGAAATCTGTTTTTCAACAGCAAATTTTATCGTCGTCTTCGGTTTGGATCTGTCCCCAATTTTTTCTCAACCCGTTGAAGCTTGGCATTACTCCAATCAGTATTCTGCAAAATCTTCTGTAGAGACTCGGTAGTTTCAATAGGAGTAGGGATCGGAAAAATGTGTGAATAAAACCAAAATAGAATAAAAAATGAGATCGGAGAGACAAGCCAGATTCTAATAGCTCTAGTCCAACCTTTAACGACTGATTCCACGTCTTTTTGGTTCAATAGAGATATTCCCGTCTGAATCTCGTTCAATTGTTCTTGTAACGGTTGGCTCAATGTCTCTGGTTGCTTGGGGGAGATATTGCTCAAATTCTCGGAGAGTTTGGTTAAGCTCGTCAATTGCTTGAGTTGTTGCTGCGACGTTAGATTTAATGCGCTCAAGGCTATCCCAAGCTGATTGCAACTGGTCGCTAGATTTTTGATATTCTCCGTGTGGTCGGCTTGAATCTTCAATTGCTCCGCCGTCAGTTGACTCCATTCGTTTAGCTCTACCTGTAAATTTTCAAATAATAATTTCCAATCCGAAGGTGCAGTTTCTGTCAGTTGCGCCAAATAACCAATGTACTGCACTAACCGAAATGCCGGGTCATCCTGTTTCATCCCAGAATCAAGCGCAAACCGCAAGACTTTCGCTTGAAACTCCGGCGGTTTTTCTGATAGCAATCTATCTAAATGTGATACTGCACTATTGCCATTACCATTACTCACAGCCATTACTCTAACCCCAACTGTACAGCCGCCTTAGAAAACTCAGTTTCAACCGCATCAATCCAGCCATAAACTCTCGATTGATTACTCAAACTAAAATCCTCATGCTCTAGCGCTTCTCTGAAAGTAAGATCCTTAGAGTCAACGAGGTCAAAAATATCGTCATATAACTCAGGCAATAACAGTTCAATCGCCCCTAATGCTTCAACAGCCTGCTTCATCTTAGAATTGTTGTAGCGAGTGAACTTGTGTTCATCACCCCAGTAGAGATTTTTCACCACCACATAATCAACCTTGTCG
The sequence above is a segment of the Nostoc sp. ATCC 53789 genome. Coding sequences within it:
- a CDS encoding DUF6753 family protein — encoded protein: MAVSNGNGNSAVSHLDRLLSEKPPEFQAKVLRFALDSGMKQDDPAFRLVQYIGYLAQLTETAPSDWKLLFENLQVELNEWSQLTAEQLKIQADHTENIKNLATSCNQLGIALSALNLTSQQQLKQLTSLTKLSENLSNISPKQPETLSQPLQEQLNEIQTGISLLNQKDVESVVKGWTRAIRIWLVSPISFFILFWFYSHIFPIPTPIETTESLQKILQNTDWSNAKLQRVEKKLGTDPNRRRR